GCTTATTAGCTCGGCAAATCGCTTAGAGGCAAGAAAGCGGCGGTGGGGAAGTGGCAAGTGGTGAGGTATAAGAGAGCAgctggtggtcgccgccgcggctcgGGTGGGTGAATAATTGTGTGGAATTattaggaggaggagagggggaaaagGGCAAGCAGCTGGTGGTGGATGGTGAGGTGAGGTGTTGGGGTTCCACCGCGAACTCGGCAattggagaagagaagaagaagcgaGAGAGATGACACGAACACGAGGTGAggttggggttggggttgggctggcggtggcggtggcggttgaGGCGTGGGATTGGGGGAGAAAACACGCCCGAACGCTGGGAATATTTCGGCCGTTGGCGGCCACGCGGTGGCAGCCAGACACGGTTCCCCGTTTTCACGCTTTTTAAAAAGCTCGGTTGCTTTTACCTCTCTGACGGCGGTGTGGGTATCTTGTTCACTTTGGTTGGTGAAGCTGTCTACTCCGTATGGTTATCTGAAGTAAACGCGAGCTGACCTAAACAGTTGACAGTAAAAGTCGCCTAGTAAAATACATACTGCTATGAAGAGGGAGCAGTATTCATTCATCTTCCTGTTTCCACGCAATAAATCACCGCTCAATTATCTTCCCCTCGCATCTTTCATCCATTATTAATACTCCCCCCTACGGTACAGTACCACTGTCGCTGTGAACAGAACTATTGCACTCCAAGCAATTCTCAACCATCCAGATCCTTTTGCAGGAACTCTATGGACAGTAGACATGAGCTCTCTCGCTGCCGATCAGATCCTTGAACAGTCTGCAGCGACCGATGTttccctgtttttttttctcttgcagGAATTTCACTGTGTTGTCACAAGCCGGGGTGCTGCCTGGCTAGTTTGTTGTACTGCCGTTAATAACATGGCAAGGGACAGTAGTACTACAGTAAGCTTCCTGTCGTTGGCTAAACCAAGATGTGTTTGATTAACAACAAAAGGGGTTGGCTGTTGCCTAATGCACGCACTGCCTGTACAGATTTATTTAAGCTACCAATAGTACAGCATCTTCTTGCAGCGTTAAAACTGCTACAGGATTTTTCTAGTCGGCGCCCTGAACTTTCATCAGGGATGGTGCTCACGTGCAGGCAAAGGGCAGGCAGCCCATGCTGGCTGCCGTAATTCTGAACTGATCCAACGTATGGCCAATTTGGCCATGGATGGATTGGATGCTTGGCTGCTTGCTCGTTCTGGAGTTCTGACCTGTAATGTCATTTTCTTaatcctttctttttctccccaAATTTTGTTTTCCTGCCAATGTCAGTGTCAATCCCGGATTGGAGTAGAACCGGCACTCGATCATAGTTCCATACTCTTGTCTTGCATTCTGCATTGCCATGTGTGTCAGATTTCTTGTTCATTCTGAAGAAAGTAGCTTTATGAGCAGTAAGACACTGTCCCATTCAGTCCAGAACACAATACGGTGAATCTGTGAATCTCTTGCACGAAACAACTGCAAGAACGGGCAGTACAGGATAAGTTGATAATATGATCTGAAAAGTGATTAGGAGAGTGTACAACCAATCATGTTTTGAACTAAGCTTGAAGAAACAATAATCCGATTGGTACAGGTTGGGTTGAATCTGCTACAGTTTTATTCAGGTATGCTTGTCCTCGTGTTCGACCTGATGGGTACTGAACTATCTACCTAGATGCCTACACATATAAACAAATTACAGAGATTAcacgaggaggaagaagtgcATGCAATGCAATGAAAATGGACATGAAAGCTTAGAGCTAGCTAAACCAGGATGTTGTCACATAATTATGAATTGAAAGGAACATGACATAGGCAGTGTTAGATACTTAATATACTTGGATACATACTAGTATATCATTTCCATACCTACGCAGCTTGGTGGTGTGAGTGTGACGCTCACCGGCCATTGCTGAAGACTGCACTTGAACTACCAGCTAGTGTGCATTTTAATTCCTGGGGCTGCATTCTTAATAATTCAGTACGATTGCCTTTTCGTCTCTCTATATAACTTTAGTTAAAATGTTCTTTAAAGAAAAAGGATAACTTTAAAATGGACTTCACACTCTGAAGTCTGAATATTTCTTTCTGGCAACGAAGTCTGAATGTTTGTTGTGCCTGGTCTGCCGTACTGGCCGTTCGGTGAAACATGCACATAAACAGCGATTGCATAACAGTATACAGTAGCATTATGCTCCTCCTTTTTTCATCAgctttaaaaattgttaatgaTGGCCGATTAAGCCACATGTAATTATAATTACCGCGTAACAGGTGGCTACTTAATTATCAGCTCATGAGGTTAATCATTTCCTGACGCTAAATCGGCAATAGCGACGTATAGGTTGCAGTTAGGTGGAGTCCTTTTCTTTCGCGGCGTTTAAGTATTGATTAGCACCTGCTTTATGTAGTTTAATCGTCAGTGGATGGAGTAGTAGTTGCAACGTTGTCGTTTACACTAGAAGCCATCCGTGCCCAGCCAAATTAAGCAcgaatgcatgcatgctttcAGCTCAAGCGAAACAGAGCGAATCACAGCCTCTCCTGTGAGACTGTGACTGAATCTCTGGGTTGTTACTTGTTCAAAGTTACAACGGTGACTGTACTGTAAGCTACTCCTAAAAGTTGGAGGGAAGTGAACAAGCAAAGCAATGGCAGGTGATGAAAGGCTGAAAGCATCTGCAGGCATGCGTTGCCCGGGCGTGAATTCTGTCAGAAAGGTAATATAAAGTTTTGGAGACGATTTCACAATAATTCATGTGGTCAGGGGAGTAATCATGATCATAGGAGAGGTTCCATTCAACTAACAGAAAAGGCAGAGCGGAATCTGCACTACTTTCTTCAGCACTTTGTGGTTGTTCCTCCTTTTGCCGGTCTCTGCAATTTGCATCCGGGTATGATTTGCTACTGTTGTTTGCTTTGCTCCGTACTACTGTCTACTGGTAGTAGTTCACTGCTCCACTCTTCACATGCAGACATGCTCTGATTGATCTGGCACATGCATCAAATTGGAAAAGAAGAAATGGCATGCACAAATGACCAAGATGCGTGCTGGTAGTACACAAGAAACCAAAGAATTTGGGTCTTCATAGTTAATACCGGGCCTAGTTAACTAGCAGTTTTGCAAAGTTTCTAGCTCAACCAACTGGTAGTCTTTCGGACCTCGGATCATGCTCTCTATGATTTGTTTTTGAAAAGAATGGAATGATGAAAGCTTAATCTTCAATCCACCATTTTGGTCCAGTTTCATTTCATGCAGTCCGACCAAAAATGGCAACTGAAGATTTGATCAAACATGATTGCACATTGATCTGTGTCATAAAATAAGACACTAGCACTAGCTAAAACGAATGCAGGATTGAGTCCTTTGCTTAGAAGCGACATCAGAGATGACACTCACTCAGTTCATTACAAGAAATTGCCCATAATCGGTGCTTCTGATAAAAATATCCATGGCTTCCTTTGCTGAATCAGTTATGTTTGTACAGATTTTCAAGGAGCACAAGCGCTAGCTActggattttctctaatttgtCTCTACTAACACTAGGTGCACTTGCATTAATTTGTTGCTAGTAACACTGATACCTATCGATTCAACCAAAAAAGTACCATGTGACAGCATCTATAGCACCAAGACCAGTTGTGCTATGAACTTATAAGCTAACAATCTGAATTAGTATCAGTATTAAATCAGATAATTGCACCTAACTAACTCGATTTTTGGTCATAGTACATATGAGAACTTATGCATTGTGACGCCGAACGACCAAAACAACCAATTCTCCAAATGAATGTGCTCCATTTGTTCCAGCGACAGTCCACCTGCACAACAATGGAGGACACCAATCATTTGGGGTCCTAGTACGCCCCATGCAAATGCCATAACAAACTTCTTTTGACTTAATGGGCACCTCAGGCCAAACCTCCAGCTATGCACAAACAGTTCCCCTAGTTTGGCTGTCCCATAGAAGAATTGAAGGTTTTCAGTTCACGTTTCATGTTCTTCTTTTGTTCGACATCTCATTGTAATCAGTTGACGTTACACAATTTGGGGCCATTCCATAATTGTAGTACCTTGACTTGCAGAGAGATATATCAGAAGATCCTATAGGAGAGATTTTTGTCAGTAAGCAGACAATGGTAGAACGCTACAGGAAGCAATGTCAAGAATATAGAGCAACGATTCACCCTTGTAACTATCATACATTTCAAACTGAAGACAGAAAATTTTAGCAGCAGAAATATGATTAGTTTGCTAACACCACATGGTTCTACCAGCAAAAACTGGTGCTTCTAAGTTTTAACAAGTAATAACAATTCTCCCACATGGTTCACAACTCAAGGCCAGCAGAAAAACGTTCTGCAGAGAAACGAAGCTATCCCAGCTGTGCTTTTCAGACCAGGAAAGGCTCTTTGCTTTGGTTTCAAACAATGGCAAGAAAAGGTCACAGCTACATGCAACTGTAGTACTAGTGATCAATGCTCATGAACAGATGCTTAAAGCAGAGGAATGGAAGATTCCTCCCTCCAGAAATCCGGCACATGGGTTGTTgtctttgtttttattttatgaaAATGAAACAAGAACAGGTTAGGTTAGTCGAACGTCGGCGTATGGGAATCGGACATCTCCTCTGCTGAGAGGGCACCTCCCACTGTTTTTTTTCACAAGTCACAAAGGTCAGTAGGAATCAGGGAGCTAGCAGTTGGAGGCTTGGAGCAGAGCCCAGTCAATTAGATTTGGTTTGGTCAGATTATGACACCGACTCTTCAATTTCCAATTTGATACTAGCATGGAAATCAAGCTGAAAACTATGTGTATGCTGCTACTAACACGCAAAAGCTAGCATCCTAGCACATGGCATATGAAGCATATGCAACGCAATGCCGTGGAATCTGTTCAAAGGGAAAGAGCACTTACGATAGAGTAGTTTGTTCAATCAGAAGGTGACAGAAAGTTTCAGTCTTTCAGGTGCTTCCTGCAAACGCTGCAGTGGAAAGGGGAGGCACATCAACTTCTCATCTACTGTTGAGCTGAAATAGCCGCCTGATCTAAATTTCAAGTACGAAATGATCATACCTTGCATAAGTAGACTGGTAGTTGCATGCCATGCGCGGTTTGTTCAGCTATGCAACAGACACCGAAAGCTGAGCCTCCATTTCGAACGAGAAATTCTCACACGAATTCAACCGTTTACTGCAAATTTCAATACAACCAAGTTAAAAGAACACCAAAACAATCGTTATTTATTTCTCATTTCTAATTGCTTTGCTTATTGATGAAGCTGATCAGGTGTATGATTTAGCATTTGATACAATGTTCAGAACAGACAAGTGAAGACCAATCAACCAACCACGTGCAGTCAAAGCTTCTGAATCTCCTGCACAAACCGCTCCAGATCCTCGTAGGAGCTCCCACCGCTCCTCACCGCGATCgcggcatcggcggcgagctcctTGGCGCGCGCCCGggcgccgctccccttctcccCGACCGCGTCGGCCAGCACGgccgcgagctcgccggcgtcgggCGCGACGCCGGCCCCGCCCGCGCACGCGCGCAGCGCCACGCCCGCGTCCTCCACGAGCAGCCGCGCGTTCACGAACTGGTCGGCCGCCATGGGCCACGCCAGCATCGGCACCccggcggccaccgcctccAGCACCGAGTTCCAGCCGCAGTGCGTCATGAACCACCCCACCGCCGCGtgccgcagcgccgccacctGCGGCGCCCACCCGCGCACCACcatcccgcgcgccgccgccgccgcccgcgcctcgaaCCCTTCAGggaccacgccgtcgccgctcacGACCCACACGAACGGGACGGCGCTCCGCTCCAGCGCCTCTGCCagtgccgccgccatggccggcgtcAGCACCGCCTGGCTACCGAAGCACACGTACACGACCGAACCTTCCGGGAAGGCGTCCAGCCACGCGCTGAGATCGCCGGCTGCGACGGCCGCTTCCccaccgcgctcgccggcggcgtccgtGTCCGGCGCCACCGGGCCCACCGCCCACACGCGCTTGAACCCCAGGTCCTCCAGCGGCGCGTCCAGGTACCTCCCCTCGAGTGCCCGGAAGGTGTTCGACACGAATCCCCAGCCCTCCAGATTCCAGAGACAATTCTGCTTCAGCGACTCGCCGACCTGCTCTTCTACGAGGCCTTCTATGTAGGCCTTGTACAACATGGAGATCTCTCTCCACTCAAACGCCGGCTCGCCGGGGATCGCCGGGAACGCGACCGGAAACCCATCGTCGCACCCCACGGGCCGCTTCACCAAGCGGCGAAAGAGCGAGTGCGGCACGGCGGTGCCGAGCACGCCGGAGGGCGTGAAGACGACCCTCGGGACGCCGATCTCGGCGGCGAGAGGTTGCATCCACCCGCAGAAGAAGTCGGatacgacggcgacgacggggtgCGCGGGCTGCGACCTGGCCCACGCGAGGATGGGGCGGTGGAGCGCGGCGAGCGCGTGGATGAACACGGCGATGTAGACGGGAGGGCAGTTCATCGTGTTCTCGaggccggcggggagggaagggtgggaggggaaggggaggacgaGCGGGCGGACGGAGTCGGGGTGCGCGGCGAGGAGAGGGGCGAGCTGGGCGGCGTTGCCCGGCGTGGTGACGACGGTGAGGCGGAGCCCCCGCGCCgcgaggagcgcggcgaggtCGTAGAGCGGCAGCGCGTGGCCCTGCGCCGGGAAGGGGACAAGGAGGACGTGAGGCGTGGCGGTCGGCGGCGCCATTGCTGCGGTGGTGAGGaacggaggcggcgtcggcggcgagctcctgaTTTATACCGTACAGTTaagaattttttaaattttattaaaatatttaaaactatttttttaaaagttttacaaatctGACCTCTCATGCCCTGTGAAAGGGCGGATGGCGTCCCGTTCTCCTCACTCATCGGCCATGTTTTACAAACGGCTTAacaatgtattttttaaaataaatttctacaggaaaattgttttaaaaattcaCACTAACCCACTTTTTAAGTGTTTTTACCTAATGCTTAACCAATTGTGCACTGATCTAATATTTCATTTTTGGTGCGAAAGGTGAGAGTTTCCAACCCGCGGTCGGTCACCTTGCAGATAGCCCTTTTACCGGCCTCCCAAAGGGCTAGGCCGTCTGCAAAACAATCGGGTCTAACCAGTTTACAGGCAGTCACTTGTCGCCGATGGGTAGATTTgtaaaacactgaaaaaaatattgttaaatattttaataagtaAACTTAAAACTGAAAAAAGTTTCTAGTTAGTGGGATCGGAATGGGCTGGGCCTGAGAAGACTACTACATGGGCCGGTGGTTCGGCCCAGAAGAAATCAGGTAGCCGACGAGTCATCCACAGCGACGGCGAGTGGCCACCGGCCGTTCTACATCTCGCGCGCGgcctccggtcgtcgtcgcgactccgctgccgccgtcgcccggcgccgccggtgatCCCGCTCATGTGCTAGTAGAAGGCGTTCGGAGCTCTTTGGGAGTGTCGCACGCATGGAGATGACCAGAAGCCTTACGCTCGTGCCGCTCCCGGCGACGCTCCGGCCGGCATCCGCGgcctgtcgccggcggcggaggcggcgagggcttCCCTTCGGTGCACTCTTCTCACCATCGCCTCCTTCGAACGTATGTTTCTTCCTCCCCCAGCTAATTCTGTTCCCTGCTTGAATGATTCAGTAGTTCGCAATTCTtcttcagcagcagcagcaggaaatGCACATCAGGGCGCTGCAGCCGCGGCAGGATTGGGTGGGGGAGTGGGTCCGGAGCAACGACACGCTAGTCCGCGGCCTGCccatcctcggcggcggcgcctccctgctcgccgtcctcctcaaCCGTGCGGTTTCCGGCATTGCAGCTGTCGCCGACGCCTCCAGGTCATCCTGTGGGTGCAGAGCCACCCCAAGAAATGCCCCCATTTTGCGCTCGTCTTGGATTGGATTTATGATTACTGACCAATTGGTTAATTTGATCTTCATCTCAATAGTTCGCAGTCAAGGGCTGACATACTGACTCTTGCTCTCTCCGTAACTGATATTCTTGCTGGCCTTGTTTGGTTGTCCATCCGGCCGAAATCCATTTCTCCTGTGAGTTTTTTATCCTTTGCGGCATATTACTGTAGTAAATTTTTTACAATAATTCCTCATTTTGAAATGATCTTAGGTTGTTCCTCGAGGTGTCGAGTGCAAACGGGTAGGAACGGGTGTATTGGACTCGGCTCTTCGTGAACTACTTTGGTAACCATTTTACTGATACACTTCCTGCTTATTTCAATCTTAAGATCTTATTTTAATTCATAGAGATCATGGAAGCTCAAATAATGAAATATTATTACTTAAAAACCTCGCTAGGTGTTCCATACCGTGATTCTATATAATTACTAGTGCTATGATCTTCCATGAACATAACTAAACAAATCTTTCAGTTTTATGCATACACAATCCCATCCATGTACTTCATGTCAAGGAAATTATGTTGTGAGGCTGGCTGTGACTTCAACTTCTCACAAATAGGACATGGGATTCCCTTACAACTGCAACTTGTTGCAAATCCTTGGTTGTTGTGTATGGAGGTAATTGTGTTCTTCAAATTGGGGTTGCTGCTGGCTCTCCAGAGGATGGTAATGCAGTTATGGTGGATGCACAGAAGTTCATGCAAGGTTCCCTTTATAGAAGTGCCATGGAATCCAAGAAGCGTGAGTGTCTTTTGTTACTTATaaagttctttttttctgtttgatTTCATTCAGAAACTTCACTTTGGTCTTCTTGCAGAATCTTACCTAGCAAATCTTGCCTTATATCCTGGAAGGACTGAACTACCATTCTTGCCAGCTAACACGCAGGTACTAAAAAATTCTTTCATCTTAGAGAAATTACATGTAAGCACGCATTGGTGTGTTTGTCAACTTGTTATACTTCACGAAAGCTGATCATACCATCTTTAAACTAGGAAACTCCAGAATGCATCCTCTCTTTTGTTTCATTGAAAAAGAAGGGGGAAATCTTATTAAGTCTAAAGATGACTGCATTCAACATTCAGATGAATTAATTGTATGAATGTTTAAAACCAAAGCTTTTGATATCTTCCCTGATATACAGGCCCTAATATTGCAACCAATTGGTGATAAAGGAATTGCAGTTATTGGTGGTGACACTATAAGGGGGTTCACTAATCTTGATCAGGTGCTATTTCTAATCTACAGCCTCCTAACATATATAGTACCACGTTTTGTTTTGGGTGATTCGCACAGATAATACAGAGAAAAACAATCTATATGTGTAAGCTAAAGATCACAGTTTTTAAAAACAAACACAAGCCAAAACTAGGTCAACTAAATGCTTAACATTGGTTTTATGCTCACTTTTGCTGAAGCATACAATCTCTACGGTGTGTGTTTGCATTGGAGCATTTGAAGTATTGACGGTGAGATCTTGCATTATTTGCATTGCAGCTACATTATTGCTTTTGAGAGCACAAAAGACCGAATGTAATGAAAAGCCTGTTGGTTGTAGGTTGCACACTTGCACTGTTTTAAATTCAGTATGACGgttactgtaaaaaaaaaatcagtatgaCAGTAGAGAGACAACCATTATCCTGTTGATTTTCCTTGCAGGCATGGATTGCAATGATAGCAGATAAACTGGATGCTACATTGTCAAAGTCGTAAGAACGCGTAGTTTGTTGGATATTGTTTGTATCTTGCAATTGGCCAAACTGTCACGAGAGATGATCATCTGTCACTGTACATGTTCAAGTTACAGGTAGAGTTTGCAAAACCAACGGATAAAACAGTACAGGGCTGGGGTTGACCAATTGTTTTAAGCCAGGCTGTATGATTAGGCTTGATTAAGTTTGACCAGCATGAATTGATTACAATGTTAGTTACTTCTTGTAACCAGTCACTGTTGGCTGAATGAATCACATTACTGATGCTTTCATTTGTAAGATCTCATCACATTTCAAAGAGTTTGCAGTGAATTTACGTTAAGAATATCCTCCTGGACCCTCTCTAATACTCGTGATCAACAGTCGATAAAATGGAGGAATAAAATGAGCCCTAACAACTTTCTACAGTTAATGCCTAGCAATCTAAAGCGCACAAACCGCTGAACAAGAAGAGCGTCTAGAGATCAAAATTGTTCCTCTCATGACTCATGGTGAGATCAAAACTGCTCCTAGCCGAATGGTCTCAACATCCTTCTCCAGCTTCATTCATCCAATCTCTCTGCATCTCAAAATCATCCCTCCAAAGATCTTCATTCAGCCACTGATATCTTTGCTTTCTTCTTCTCATGCTTTTTACCAGTTTTTCGCTTTTTTTGCTTATCCCCATCATTATCTTCTTTTGTTGGTTCTACATGCTCGGTAGGTGGCGGTCTCTTGTTTGAAAGTTCTGACTTGTTTAGTTGAGCGCCATACGCCATCTTTCGTACATAGAAGCTTGCCACATCCCCATTGTCGCGTTTCAGCAGCACATTTTTTTGAAGTCGCCCGCTAGAGTCCTGTGTGTTTCAGCATAGTATAGAACTGAGAAATTTAACAGCACATTGATGCAATTCAACCAATCAAATGATAAGCACAAGGGCAAAACCCAATTAGTGGAAAATCAAATGGTATAACGTACCTTGGCCTCTTGGCCATCCAGTTCATCAAATGCCTTCTCTACCTCATCTCTGTCTCCAAATGAAATACATGTAGAATAATAATCACCCCGAACCCTTGAATCAATCTATTGAGAAGGAAATAAAACCATTAGACTATAAAAGTACATGTGTATTGAGCAAATCATAATTAGTATGCAAAAACCTTCTCATCAATACTGGGATTTCCAGAAAATAATTTGAGCAGCTCCTGACAAGGCAGGTAGACTGGAATTTTGTGAGCAAGCAACTTCATCATATCAGATTCAGGTACCTAAGAAATGGAAATAAACAAGTCAGTTGGCAACTCCCTAACAATGCTGAGGTTTAAGATAATTGTTTACTCTTACACTATCTCTTGCAATTTCAATGGGATCATTAAATCCATGCTTAAGCTTGGCGAGAACTAGATTCATCGCAGCTTCTGCATCCTTCAAGCAGTTATGTGGCTCCCCTTCTTCTCGAACAGCATAGCCCAAAACAGACTAGAAgcacaaaaatcaacaaaaaaatTTCAGCATGCATAGATTCAGAGCATGGGGTTCTTCAGGCCTTGTATGCATTGTTTTTCTTAAGCAGAACATCATTCATAAGGAAACAAGGCTACGAGTAAATAAGATGCTATGCAGTATCCCTTTAACTGTACCTTGCACAGGCTGTTTAAAGAGGCTGATGCAGTAGTAGGCAAATTTGCATACTTAAAGATGTATGCTGTATCAATAACCCGAGAGTAGTCAAACTTAAGAGCTGCAAACGAAtcaaaaaaatgataaaagCTGAGTTACATACTGAGTAACAAAATAAAGCCTGCCAATAAACATGATGGATGCATAGAATGACTATATCAAATAGATTGGACCGCATTAATCACAGATTACCATGTAAATCTTTTGATAGGCTATGACCAATCAAGATCTTTCCTTTGGACAAGAGCTTCTTCAACGATTTCTAGGGAAGGAAAGGAACAATATAACTTTTGCAAGATTAAATCAAACCAAATACATAAAGAATTTGTAGAAGCATACCTGAACATCAACTAATGAGCATGTGACTCCTTTTAAATCCTTCTTAGACAAACCAGTAATGCTTGTCCTATAGTCTGCAACAGCTTTTAAGGGGTTTACAAGTTCATCTAACTTCACCTGAAAAAGAATGAATTTAGTGTGGTCTAAGAAGAAA
This window of the Oryza sativa Japonica Group chromosome 4, ASM3414082v1 genome carries:
- the LOC4337228 gene encoding small RNA degrading nuclease 1, producing MGKRLAGAEKEVLVEIVRFTQKNGLKGAEGGWKDFLARNDKKFGASVSDPKKRSKDVLLAFLLTFSKDFQKYFGKLIRRLNERSAFEQFLKEFPDKISPQLKLVQLTAEHPEYRKNYNFPSYKEGWKVLREGKITNFMKSTMLAIDCEMVLCHDGTEALVRVCVVNSNLEVKLDELVNPLKAVADYRTSITGLSKKDLKGVTCSLVDVQKSLKKLLSKGKILIGHSLSKDLHALKFDYSRVIDTAYIFKYANLPTTASASLNSLCKSVLGYAVREEGEPHNCLKDAEAAMNLVLAKLKHGFNDPIEIARDSVPESDMMKLLAHKIPVYLPCQELLKLFSGNPSIDEKIDSRVRGDYYSTCISFGDRDEVEKAFDELDGQEAKDSSGRLQKNVLLKRDNGDVASFYVRKMAYGAQLNKSELSNKRPPPTEHVEPTKEDNDGDKQKKRKTGKKHEKKKAKISVAE
- the LOC4337227 gene encoding protein COFACTOR ASSEMBLY OF COMPLEX C SUBUNIT B CCB4, chloroplastic isoform X1, which gives rise to MEMTRSLTLVPLPATLRPASAACRRRRRRRGLPFGALFSPSPPSNQQQQEMHIRALQPRQDWVGEWVRSNDTLVRGLPILGGGASLLAVLLNRAVSGIAAVADASSSQSRADILTLALSVTDILAGLVWLSIRPKSISPVVPRGVECKRVGTGVLDSALRELLWTWDSLTTATCCKSLVVVYGGNCVLQIGVAAGSPEDGNAVMVDAQKFMQGSLYRSAMESKKQSYLANLALYPGRTELPFLPANTQALILQPIGDKGIAVIGGDTIRGFTNLDQAWIAMIADKLDATLSKS
- the LOC4337226 gene encoding flavonol 3-O-glucosyltransferase UGT89B1-like; this encodes MAPPTATPHVLLVPFPAQGHALPLYDLAALLAARGLRLTVVTTPGNAAQLAPLLAAHPDSVRPLVLPFPSHPSLPAGLENTMNCPPVYIAVFIHALAALHRPILAWARSQPAHPVVAVVSDFFCGWMQPLAAEIGVPRVVFTPSGVLGTAVPHSLFRRLVKRPVGCDDGFPVAFPAIPGEPAFEWREISMLYKAYIEGLVEEQVGESLKQNCLWNLEGWGFVSNTFRALEGRYLDAPLEDLGFKRVWAVGPVAPDTDAAGERGGEAAVAAGDLSAWLDAFPEGSVVYVCFGSQAVLTPAMAAALAEALERSAVPFVWVVSGDGVVPEGFEARAAAAARGMVVRGWAPQVAALRHAAVGWFMTHCGWNSVLEAVAAGVPMLAWPMAADQFVNARLLVEDAGVALRACAGGAGVAPDAGELAAVLADAVGEKGSGARARAKELAADAAIAVRSGGSSYEDLERFVQEIQKL
- the LOC4337227 gene encoding protein COFACTOR ASSEMBLY OF COMPLEX C SUBUNIT B CCB4, chloroplastic isoform X2, with protein sequence MEMTRSLTLVPLPATLRPASAACRRRRRRRGLPFGALFSPSPPSNQQQEMHIRALQPRQDWVGEWVRSNDTLVRGLPILGGGASLLAVLLNRAVSGIAAVADASSSQSRADILTLALSVTDILAGLVWLSIRPKSISPVVPRGVECKRVGTGVLDSALRELLWTWDSLTTATCCKSLVVVYGGNCVLQIGVAAGSPEDGNAVMVDAQKFMQGSLYRSAMESKKQSYLANLALYPGRTELPFLPANTQALILQPIGDKGIAVIGGDTIRGFTNLDQAWIAMIADKLDATLSKS
- the LOC4337227 gene encoding protein COFACTOR ASSEMBLY OF COMPLEX C SUBUNIT B CCB4, chloroplastic isoform X3, giving the protein MEMTRSLTLVPLPATLRPASAACRRRRRRRGLPFGALFSPSPPSNQQEMHIRALQPRQDWVGEWVRSNDTLVRGLPILGGGASLLAVLLNRAVSGIAAVADASSSQSRADILTLALSVTDILAGLVWLSIRPKSISPVVPRGVECKRVGTGVLDSALRELLWTWDSLTTATCCKSLVVVYGGNCVLQIGVAAGSPEDGNAVMVDAQKFMQGSLYRSAMESKKQSYLANLALYPGRTELPFLPANTQALILQPIGDKGIAVIGGDTIRGFTNLDQAWIAMIADKLDATLSKS